The following are encoded together in the Helicobacter pylori genome:
- a CDS encoding YkgJ family cysteine cluster protein, translating to MQDFDFSFNHKACEGCGAKCCVGESGYIFLNIQEMQKISAFLKLELEEFSQKYVKKVGYKFSLLEKDAKELGLACVFLDLETKKCQIYSVRPKQCQTFPFWEGVKTFSKEQKEAFCQSCPGITQKTKETKVH from the coding sequence ATGCAAGATTTTGATTTTAGTTTTAATCATAAGGCATGCGAGGGTTGTGGGGCAAAGTGTTGCGTGGGGGAAAGCGGGTATATTTTTTTAAATATCCAAGAAATGCAAAAAATTAGCGCTTTTTTAAAATTAGAATTAGAAGAATTTAGTCAAAAATATGTTAAAAAGGTAGGGTATAAGTTCTCTTTATTAGAAAAAGACGCTAAAGAGTTGGGTTTGGCGTGCGTGTTTTTGGATTTAGAAACCAAAAAATGCCAGATTTATAGCGTGCGCCCTAAACAATGCCAAACTTTTCCTTTTTGGGAGGGCGTGAAAACTTTCTCTAAAGAGCAAAAAGAAGCTTTTTGTCAAAGCTGTCCGGGCATTACACAAAAAACCAAAGAAACTAAAGTGCACTAA
- a CDS encoding lysophospholipid acyltransferase family protein produces the protein MSLKFFRKNIVLKVVPRLAFGVLWLLHKTCKNRYFLAQNLKEKPFIVSCWHGELGMIGFAYLRLQKPSVYVIASQHFDGSIAAGLFESFGFKNIRGSSKKGGVKVLIEGLKRLKEGCDVAITPDGPKGPRHSIADGVIALAQKSGVGISACRVVCKNAWRLNTWDQFEIPKPFSEVHYHMLESVIIPKEWELSKAKEYLKTRMDSVGFEESQRGLGA, from the coding sequence TTGAGCTTAAAATTTTTCAGGAAAAATATCGTTTTAAAGGTTGTCCCACGCTTGGCGTTTGGAGTCCTTTGGTTGTTGCATAAAACTTGTAAAAACCGCTATTTTTTAGCTCAAAATTTAAAAGAAAAACCCTTTATTGTAAGCTGTTGGCATGGGGAGCTTGGCATGATCGGGTTTGCGTATTTAAGGCTTCAAAAACCTTCTGTTTATGTGATCGCAAGCCAGCATTTTGACGGCTCTATTGCGGCGGGTTTGTTTGAAAGCTTTGGTTTTAAAAACATTAGAGGTTCTAGCAAAAAAGGGGGGGTTAAGGTTTTGATAGAAGGGCTTAAGCGTTTGAAAGAAGGTTGCGATGTCGCTATCACTCCTGATGGCCCCAAAGGCCCACGACACAGCATAGCGGATGGGGTGATCGCTTTGGCTCAAAAATCAGGCGTGGGGATTAGCGCTTGTCGGGTGGTTTGTAAAAACGCATGGCGATTGAACACTTGGGATCAATTTGAAATCCCTAAGCCTTTTAGCGAAGTGCATTATCACATGCTAGAATCTGTGATTATCCCTAAAGAATGGGAGCTTTCAAAGGCTAAAGAATATTTAAAGACGCGCATGGATTCTGTTGGATTTGAAGAATCTCAAAGGGGTTTGGGTGCTTAA
- the miaB gene encoding tRNA (N6-isopentenyl adenosine(37)-C2)-methylthiotransferase MiaB yields MKVYIETMGCAMNSRDSEHLLSELSKLDYKETSDPKTADLILINTCSVREKPERKLFSEIGQFAKIKKPNAKIGVCGCTASHMGADILKKAPSVSFVLGARNVSKISQVIHKEKAVEVAIDYDESAYAFEFFEKKAQIRSLLNISIGCDKKCAYCIVPHTRGKEISIPMDLILKEAEKLANNGTKELMLLGQNVNNYGVRFSSEHAKVDFSDLLDKLSEIQGIERIRFTSPHPLHMNDAFLERFAKNPKVCKSIHMPLQSGSSAVLKMMRRGYSKEWFLNRVERLKALVPEVGISTDIIVGFPNESDKDFEDTMEVLEKVRFDTLYSFIYSPRPFTEAGAWKERVPLEVSSSRLERLQNRHKEILEEKAKLEVGKTHVVLVENRREMDNQIVGFEGRSDTGKFIEVTCKEKRNPGELVRVEIVSHSKGRLIATAKGN; encoded by the coding sequence TTGAAAGTTTATATTGAAACCATGGGTTGTGCCATGAATTCTAGGGATAGCGAGCATCTACTAAGCGAACTATCCAAACTGGATTATAAAGAGACTAGCGACCCTAAAACAGCGGATTTGATCTTAATCAACACTTGCAGCGTACGCGAAAAACCCGAAAGGAAATTGTTTTCAGAAATCGGCCAATTCGCTAAAATCAAAAAACCCAACGCCAAAATCGGGGTTTGCGGGTGCACTGCAAGCCACATGGGAGCGGATATTTTGAAAAAAGCCCCAAGCGTGAGCTTTGTGTTAGGGGCTAGGAATGTGTCTAAAATCTCTCAAGTGATCCATAAAGAAAAAGCGGTTGAAGTGGCGATTGATTACGATGAAAGCGCGTATGCGTTTGAATTTTTTGAAAAAAAGGCTCAAATCCGATCGTTACTCAACATCTCTATAGGTTGCGATAAGAAATGTGCTTATTGCATTGTCCCGCACACTAGAGGCAAAGAAATTTCTATCCCTATGGATTTGATTTTAAAAGAAGCTGAGAAATTGGCGAATAACGGCACTAAAGAGCTCATGCTTTTAGGGCAGAATGTGAATAATTACGGCGTTCGTTTCAGTAGCGAGCATGCGAAAGTGGATTTTAGCGATTTGTTGGATAAATTGAGCGAAATCCAAGGCATTGAAAGGATACGATTCACTTCGCCTCACCCCTTGCACATGAATGATGCATTTTTAGAACGCTTTGCCAAAAACCCTAAGGTGTGCAAGAGTATCCACATGCCCTTACAGAGCGGATCTAGCGCGGTGTTAAAGATGATGCGAAGAGGTTATAGTAAAGAGTGGTTTTTAAATAGGGTGGAGAGGTTAAAAGCCTTAGTGCCTGAAGTGGGTATCAGCACGGATATTATCGTGGGCTTTCCTAATGAGAGCGATAAGGATTTTGAAGACACGATGGAGGTGCTAGAAAAAGTGCGCTTTGACACGCTCTATAGTTTTATTTACTCCCCGCGCCCTTTCACTGAAGCGGGAGCTTGGAAAGAAAGAGTGCCATTAGAGGTTTCATCTTCAAGGTTAGAGAGGTTGCAAAACAGGCACAAAGAAATTTTAGAGGAAAAAGCCAAGTTGGAAGTGGGTAAAACGCATGTGGTGTTGGTGGAAAATAGGCGTGAAATGGATAATCAAATCGTGGGTTTTGAAGGGCGTAGCGATACGGGGAAATTCATTGAAGTAACTTGTAAGGAAAAAAGAAATCCGGGCGAGCTTGTAAGAGTGGAGATTGTTTCTCACTCCAAAGGGCGCTTGATAGCGACCGCTAAAGGCAACTAA
- a CDS encoding nuclease yields MKLVLAKNTRKSDAKSVELEDLYHKFSEDKRSIFYFAPTNAYKDMLKAVDFFKEKGHTAYLDEVRVSTDEKDFLYELHII; encoded by the coding sequence ATGAAATTAGTTTTAGCCAAGAATACGAGAAAATCAGACGCTAAGAGCGTGGAATTAGAGGATTTGTATCACAAATTTAGTGAAGATAAGCGTTCTATTTTCTATTTTGCCCCCACAAACGCCTATAAAGACATGCTCAAAGCGGTGGATTTTTTCAAAGAAAAAGGCCATACGGCTTATTTAGATGAGGTGAGGGTCAGCACTGATGAAAAAGATTTTCTTTATGAATTGCACATTATTTAA
- the mqnF gene encoding aminofutalosine deaminase (Members of this family are aminofutalosine deaminase (MqnF), which works together in some variants of the futalosine pathway for menaquinone biosynthesis. Member protein HP0267 from Helicobacter pylori previously was shown capable of adenosine deaminase activity when expressed in Escherichia coli (PMID:23825549), but that function may not be physiologically relevant.) produces MQEIIGASLVFLCNEKCEVLEDYGVVFDEKIVEVGDYKSLTLKYPHLKAQFFENSVLLPAFINAHTHFEFSNNKASFDYGSFSGWLGSVLNNGGAILENCQGAIQNAIITQLKSGVGSVGAISNHLIEVNLLKESPLSAVVFLEFLGSSYSLEKLKAFEAKFKELKDLEDKKLKAALAVHAPYSVQKDMALSVIQLAKDSQSLLSTHFLESFEELEWVENSKGWFENFYQHFLKESNFKSLYEGANDYIDMFKDTHTLFVHNQFASLEALKRIKSQVKNAFLITCPFSNRLLSGKALDLERAKEAGLSVSVATDGLSSNISLSLLDELRAFLLTHNMPLLELTKIALLGATRHGAKALALNNGEIEANKRADLSVFGFNEKFIKEQAILQFLLHAKEVERLFLGGKRVI; encoded by the coding sequence ATGCAAGAAATCATAGGAGCGTCTTTAGTTTTTTTATGCAATGAAAAATGCGAAGTGTTAGAAGATTATGGCGTGGTCTTTGATGAAAAGATTGTTGAAGTGGGCGATTACAAAAGTTTAACGCTTAAATACCCCCACTTAAAGGCGCAGTTTTTTGAAAATTCCGTTCTGTTGCCCGCTTTTATCAACGCACACACCCATTTTGAATTTTCCAACAATAAAGCGAGTTTTGATTACGGGAGTTTTTCTGGCTGGTTAGGGAGCGTGTTAAACAATGGGGGGGCGATTTTAGAAAATTGCCAAGGGGCTATTCAAAACGCCATCATTACGCAATTAAAAAGCGGGGTGGGGAGCGTGGGAGCGATTTCTAACCACCTGATAGAAGTTAATTTATTAAAAGAAAGCCCCTTGAGTGCTGTCGTGTTTTTAGAGTTTTTAGGGAGTAGCTATTCTTTAGAAAAACTAAAAGCGTTTGAGGCCAAATTTAAGGAATTAAAAGATTTGGAAGACAAAAAGCTTAAAGCGGCTCTGGCTGTGCATGCCCCTTATTCGGTCCAAAAAGACATGGCTTTAAGCGTCATCCAATTAGCCAAAGATTCACAAAGCCTGCTTTCTACGCATTTTTTAGAATCGTTTGAAGAGTTAGAATGGGTAGAAAATTCTAAAGGGTGGTTTGAAAATTTTTACCAGCATTTTTTAAAGGAGTCTAATTTCAAATCGCTCTATGAGGGCGCGAACGATTACATTGACATGTTTAAAGACACGCACACTTTATTTGTGCATAACCAGTTCGCTTCTTTGGAAGCGTTAAAAAGGATTAAATCTCAAGTCAAAAACGCTTTTTTAATCACATGCCCCTTTTCTAACCGCTTGTTGAGTGGGAAAGCGTTGGATTTAGAGAGAGCTAAAGAAGCCGGTTTGAGCGTGAGTGTGGCCACTGATGGCTTGAGTTCTAACATTTCGCTGAGCCTTTTAGACGAATTAAGGGCGTTCTTGCTCACCCATAACATGCCGTTATTAGAATTAACTAAGATCGCTCTTTTAGGAGCGACTAGGCATGGGGCTAAAGCTTTAGCTTTAAATAATGGCGAGATAGAGGCCAACAAAAGGGCGGATTTGAGCGTGTTTGGTTTTAATGAAAAATTCATTAAAGAGCAAGCGATTTTGCAATTTTTATTGCATGCTAAAGAAGTGGAGCGCTTGTTTTTAGGGGGGAAAAGAGTGATCTAA